One Hemibagrus wyckioides isolate EC202008001 linkage group LG07, SWU_Hwy_1.0, whole genome shotgun sequence DNA segment encodes these proteins:
- the lg07h1orf35 gene encoding multiple myeloma tumor-associated protein 2, translated as MFGSSRSGGVRGGQDQFNWDDVKVDKHRENYLGNSLMAPVGRWQKGKDLSWFNKDKQSSGAKDREQELRAVREAEHNAMMEALGHKTVQKRPAGLTKEDLVEVCRREGEGDERDVDRVSGLGSSSGGGRRMILSKQEKEAVKMGLPVFTHHQVSGGEAGASTKTEEPQIEEETKSGRTDGQKKSKKEKKSKKEKKKKKEKKKRHRKESSPDSDSDSDTERKRHKQHHRDCRRDSSPSHGSHRGYNSHDRRSDRGSKVRHRSPSPSARDRPPRHRHDTDSDD; from the exons ATGTTCGGCTCGTCGCGGTCAGGAGGAGTGAGGGGAGGACAGGACCAGTTTAACTGGGACGATGTGAAAGTGGACAAACACCGAGAGAACTATCTGg ggaaCTCTCTGATGGCTCCAGTGGGACGCTGGCAGAAGGGTAAAGACCTGTCGTGGTTTAATAAAGATAAACAGAGCTCCGGGGCGAAGGACAGAGAGCAGGAGCTCAGAGCCGTGAGAGAGGCGGAGCACAACGCCATGATGGAGGCACT gGGTCATAAAACGGTTCAGAAGCGTCCGGCCGGTCTGACGAAGGAG gacCTGGTGGAGGTGTgcagaagagagggagagggggacgAACGAGACGTGGACCGAGTCTCCGGCCTGGGAAGCTCCAG tggtgGAGGGCGGAGGATGATTTTGTCCAAACAGGAGAAGGAAGCGGTGAAAATGGGTCTCCCGGTGTTCACT CATCATCAGGTGTCTGGAGGTGAAGCTGGAGCTTCTACGAAAACCGAAGAACCACAGATAGAAGAAGAGACTAAAAG CGGCAGAACTGACGGCcagaagaaaagtaaaaaggagaaaaagagcaaaaaggagaagaagaaaaagaaagagaagaaaaagcgGCACAGGAAAGAGTCGTCCCCTGACTCCGACTCTGACTCGGACACTGAGCGTAAAAG gcataaacaacaccacagagacTGTCGGCGTGATTCTAGTCCATCACATGGCAGTCACAGAGGATACAATTCTCACGACAGACGCTCAGATCgggggtcaaaggtcaggcATCGAAGCCCCTCCCCTTCAGCCAGGGACCGCCCACCACGACATCGCCATGACACCGACTCAGATGACTGA
- the arf1 gene encoding ADP-ribosylation factor 1, with translation MGNIFANLFKAFGKKEMRILMVGLDAAGKTTILYKLKLGEIVTTIPTIGFNVETVEYKNISFTVWDVGGQDKIRPLWRHYFQNTQGLIFVVDSNDRERVNEAREELMRMLAEDELRDAVLLVFANKQDLPNAMNAAEITDKLGLHSLRHRNWYIQATCATSGDGLYEGLDWLSNQLKNHK, from the exons ATGGGGAATATATTCGCAAACCTCTTCAAAGCCTTTGGTAAAAAGGAGATGAGAATTTTGATGGTGGGGCTGGACGCAGCAGGAAAGACCACCATCCTGTACAAGCTGAAGCTGGGAGAAATCGTCACCACTATCCCCACCATCG GGTTTAACGTTGAAACTGTGGAGTACAAGAACATCAGCTTCACTGTGTGGGACGTCGGCGGTCAGGACAAGATCAGACCCTTATGGCGTCACTACTTCCAAAACAcacagg gtctgATCTTCGTAGTGGACAGTAATGACCGAGAGCGTGTGAACGAGGCCAGAGAGGAGCTGATGAGGATGCTGGCCGAGGACGAGCTCAGAGATGCCGTGCTGCTGGTGTTCGCCAACAAACAG gaCCTGCCCAACGCTATGAATGCTGCAGAGATCACAGATAAGCTGGGCTTGCACTCTCTGCGCCACAGGAACTGGTACATCCAGGCCACATGTGCCACCAGTGGAGACGGGCTGTACGAGGGACTGGACTGGCTCTCCAATCAGCTGAAAAACCACAAATAA